In a single window of the Arenicella chitinivorans genome:
- a CDS encoding GbsR/MarR family transcriptional regulator, translating to MKLSTKIETFVAHFGEMGSRWGFNRTVGQMYALLMVYSRPLNADEIAEMLSISRSNVSMGLKELQSWRLLKLTHYPGDRKEYYSTLDDIIEVARIVLEERHKREVAPTLTMLRDEIMREPASDEGKYAQDRMIEIYELIDSVSKMVDELVALSTSDLGKMMKMGSTVAGVFAFKDKVLGRGRKEGTAALTDELE from the coding sequence ATGAAACTGTCAACCAAAATCGAAACCTTTGTGGCGCACTTCGGCGAGATGGGTAGCCGCTGGGGATTTAATCGAACTGTCGGTCAGATGTATGCCTTGCTAATGGTCTACAGTCGACCACTGAATGCGGACGAAATAGCCGAAATGCTCAGCATCTCGCGTTCAAATGTCAGCATGGGGCTCAAGGAATTACAGTCTTGGCGCTTATTGAAGCTGACGCATTACCCCGGTGATCGTAAGGAATACTACAGCACACTGGATGACATTATCGAAGTGGCGCGTATTGTGTTGGAAGAGCGGCATAAGCGAGAAGTTGCCCCAACGCTGACCATGTTGCGCGATGAAATCATGCGTGAGCCAGCGTCGGATGAAGGTAAGTATGCGCAGGATCGTATGATCGAGATTTATGAGCTGATCGACAGCGTGTCAAAAATGGTCGACGAATTGGTGGCTTTGAGCACATCGGACCTAGGTAAGATGATGAAAATGGGCTCAACGGTTGCTGGTGTGTTTGCTTTTAAAGACAAGGTGTTGGGGCGTGGTAGAAAAGAAGGCACCGCAGCGCTAACCGATGAACTTGAGTAG
- a CDS encoding ABC transporter substrate-binding protein, producing the protein MRRILLLHCLGGVIVCSIGLSVVSAAIEITDSHGIHRFESPPSRVVVLNWALAENMLALGEVPIGMADIATFQQHAATVDVSENTQDVGTRLSPDLKRIKSLQPDVILIGYSQRALMRPLSNIAPVVYFKNFGKRYQHAEKSRARFLELAKLFDKTALAESLLQRAEQASAQLRASIDVSDRQLVLRIVAPSERHAEQAVLFGSNSMPYYAAELLGLSVVSAVENDQYGTHAVTWAQLAELESVIQDSEQNIIICPIFLSSYASPVAVARSKFAPNSTRHAPEYQNAFGGALSIYTLAEAFAPIVQACLLQ; encoded by the coding sequence TTGCGTAGAATTCTTCTACTCCATTGCTTGGGGGGCGTAATTGTCTGCAGTATCGGTCTTAGTGTTGTCAGCGCCGCGATCGAAATAACTGACTCGCATGGCATTCACCGTTTCGAGTCACCGCCAAGCCGCGTAGTTGTCCTCAATTGGGCGCTGGCTGAAAATATGCTGGCGCTTGGTGAGGTGCCGATTGGCATGGCGGATATTGCCACTTTTCAGCAACACGCGGCGACCGTCGACGTGTCAGAGAATACGCAAGACGTTGGCACGCGGCTGAGTCCCGATTTAAAACGAATTAAGTCACTGCAACCAGACGTCATCCTTATCGGGTATTCTCAGCGCGCCTTGATGCGCCCGCTATCGAACATCGCGCCGGTGGTCTATTTTAAAAACTTTGGCAAACGTTACCAACATGCAGAAAAGTCCCGCGCGCGGTTTCTGGAGTTAGCAAAGCTCTTCGACAAAACTGCTTTGGCAGAATCACTGTTGCAGAGAGCTGAACAGGCATCGGCACAATTGCGTGCGAGCATTGATGTTTCGGATCGTCAGTTGGTGCTGAGGATCGTGGCGCCGAGTGAGCGGCATGCCGAACAGGCAGTGCTATTTGGCAGTAATTCGATGCCGTACTACGCTGCTGAACTCTTGGGCCTGTCGGTCGTCAGTGCGGTGGAGAATGACCAATACGGCACCCATGCCGTGACCTGGGCGCAACTAGCGGAGCTTGAATCCGTGATTCAAGATAGTGAGCAGAACATCATTATTTGTCCCATCTTTCTGTCTTCGTACGCTAGCCCGGTTGCGGTCGCGCGATCAAAATTTGCCCCGAATTCGACACGGCATGCACCCGAATATCAAAATGCTTTTGGTGGTGCGTTGTCGATTTACACGTTGGCGGAGGCCTTTGCACCCATTGTGCAAGCGTGTTTGTTGCAATAA
- the cyoA gene encoding ubiquinol oxidase subunit II: MLRNLLKLACAAGLLLTLSACDFLLFDPKGPIAAEQMELIILSFAVMLIVVIPVFVMTFVFAIKYRAGNDKADYRPLWEHSNLVEIVVWSVPLVIIVVLGIITYRTSFSLDPRQPIASEQQTMRIQVVALDWKWLFIYPEQEIATVNELALPVDTPVEFLITSDTVMNSFFVPQLGSMIYAMAGMENQLNLIADETGVYRGLSANYSGFGFSGMKFKAHVKTEAEFKQWIAEVKRAANPLSEQAYQLLSVKSKDHPVEYYSSVNPLMFNRIIEKYTGEQNGE; encoded by the coding sequence ATGTTACGAAACTTATTGAAGTTGGCCTGCGCTGCCGGGCTGTTGCTGACACTCAGCGCCTGCGATTTTCTGCTCTTCGATCCCAAAGGGCCGATAGCCGCAGAGCAAATGGAGCTGATTATCCTTTCTTTTGCCGTCATGCTCATCGTAGTGATACCGGTGTTCGTGATGACCTTTGTGTTCGCCATTAAGTACCGTGCAGGCAACGACAAGGCGGACTACCGGCCACTGTGGGAGCACTCTAATTTGGTTGAGATCGTGGTCTGGTCTGTGCCGCTCGTGATTATTGTGGTACTGGGCATCATCACCTATCGCACCTCTTTCTCGCTGGACCCGCGGCAGCCGATCGCTTCCGAGCAGCAAACCATGCGAATTCAGGTTGTTGCTCTGGATTGGAAGTGGCTGTTCATTTATCCGGAACAGGAAATTGCCACTGTGAACGAACTTGCGCTGCCGGTGGATACGCCTGTGGAATTCCTGATTACCTCGGACACAGTCATGAACTCATTTTTTGTGCCGCAGCTCGGTAGCATGATTTACGCCATGGCCGGAATGGAGAATCAACTGAACCTGATTGCGGATGAAACCGGCGTGTATCGAGGTTTGTCGGCAAATTACAGTGGGTTTGGTTTCTCTGGAATGAAATTCAAAGCGCACGTTAAGACGGAAGCTGAGTTCAAGCAATGGATCGCGGAAGTGAAGCGTGCTGCTAACCCTTTAAGCGAGCAGGCTTACCAACTGCTCAGCGTCAAGAGCAAAGACCACCCGGTCGAATACTACTCCTCGGTGAATCCGCTGATGTTTAATCGAATTATTGAAAAGTACACGGGAGAGCAAAATGGCGAATAG